The window TGGTCCATCGGTAGAAATCGAGCACGCTCAGTCCCGAGTACGCCCGGGCGAGGCCCGCGGTGGGCAGCACGTGGTTGGCGCCCGTCATGTAGTCGCCGTAGGCCACGGAGGCATGCTGGCCCACGAACACCGTGCCCGCGTTGCGCACCCGGGGCAGCGCCTGCGTGGGATTCTCGGTGGCGATCAGCAGGTGCTCGGGAGCGAAGTCCGCCACGAAGGGCCAGGCCTCCTCCAGCGAGTCCACGCTCAGCACCGCGCCGCGCTCGCTCAGGGAGCGCGAGACGATCTCCTTGCGCTGGGCCCGGGCCGCCAGGCGCTCCACCGCCATGGCCACCGCCTCGGCCTGGGCCTCGCCCACCGCCACCGTGACACAGCAGGCGTCCGGATCGTGCTCGGCCTGGGCCAGCATCTCCCGGGCCACCGCCTCGGGATCCGCCGTGCCGTCCGCCACCACGAGGATCTCACTGGGCCCCGCCGGCGCGTCGATGGCCACCGCGTCCACCACCTGGAGCTTGGCCGCGGCCACGTACGCGTTGCCGGGTCCGACGATGCGATCCACCCGGGGCACGCTCTCGGTCCCGTAGGCCATCGCCGCCACCGCGCCCGCGCCGCCGAGCGCGAAGACACGATCCGCGCCCGCGAGCGCCGCCGCCGCCAACACACCCGCCGAGGGCACCCCATCCGGGCCGGGCGGCGAGCAGACGACGACCTCCCCCACCCCGGCCACCTTCGCCGGCACCACGCCCATCAGCACGCTGCTCGGGTAGACGGCGCGGCCTCCGGGCGCGTACACGCCCACGCGTCCGAGCGGATCCGGCCGGCGGCCCACGAGGATGCCGGGCTCGGTCTCCACTTCAATGGCCTGGGGCTTCTGGGCCGCGTGCGCCCGGGCGATGTTGCGCGCCGCGCGGCCGAGCGCCTCGCGAACTCCGGGCTCGAGCGACGCGAGGGCCGCCTCGCACACGGAGCGGGGAATCTCCAGGGCGCCCAGCTCGGCGCGGTCGAACTCACGCGCCATCTCGCGCAGGGCGCGGTCCCCCTCCCGGCGCACCCGGGCGATGATCTCCGCGGTGCGCTGGGCGACGCGGGCGTCCGCGCTCCCCGAGCGATCCAACAGCCGGCCGCGCGACTCGGGGGCCAGCTCCTTCAGGCGGCCCCGGTACTTGAGAGGAGGAGTGCTCATGGCATCAGCCTCTCGATGCGGGTGACGAGGATGCCCTGGCAGCCCAGGTTCTTCAGGGCGTTGATGGTGCGGTAGATGTTGCGCGCGGGCACCACGGCGTGCACGGCCACGAAGTCACCGCCCTGCACCTCCACCACGGTGGGCCCGTTGAGGCCCGGCAGCACCTCGTGCACGTTCGGCAGCACGCGGCGCGGCACGTTGGCCATGAGGTAGCGCTTGCCCCGGGCCGCGAGCACCGAGCCCAGCGCCTGCCGCAGCTCTTCCAACTGGGCCGCCGCCTCGGGGGCGTGGCCCTTGCGCCCGATGAGCCGCGCGCTCGACTGGACGATGGTGCCCACCTCGCGCAGGCCGTTCATCTTCAGCGTCGAGCCCGTGGACGTCAGGTCCACGATGATGTCCGCGATGCCCAGGTGGGGGGCGATCTCCGTGGCGCCCGACACCGGCACCACCTTCACCGACTGGCCCCTCTTGGCGAAGAACTCCTGGGTGATGCGCGTGAAGGAGGACGCCACCCGCACTCCGCTCTGGATGTCCTCCAGCTTCTGGATGCCGCTCTCCTCTCGCGCGGCCACCACCAGCCGGCACCGGCCGAACTCCAGGTCCATCAGCATCTCCAGCTCGCGGCCGGACTCGCACACGAGATCCCACCCGGTGACGCCCGCGTCCGCCGCGCCATCGGCGACGAACTCGGGGATGTCCTGGGCGCGCACGAAGATGGCCTCGAACTCGCCACCGAGCGACGCGGTGAGGGCCCGCTCTCCTCGGACGCGGACCTCGAGCCCTGCATCGTTGAATAGTTCACGAACCTCGTCGGAGAGGCGGCCTTTGTTGGGAAGGGCGATCTTCAGCATCGGAGAGACCTGGGGTGGGGACGGGCTCGGAAACGAAAAAAGCCCGTCCGGGGTGGGACGGGCCTTCGTTCACTGCGGCAGGTGCGGTGGGCTGTCTCTAGACATCGACCCAGGCATGCACACGGTGATCGGACCCGTCGGGGCCGAACCGATGATGATGCGCCGGATGATGGTGGATGGAGACGAGGTGCACGGGACACCTTGCTAATGGAAAGCCCCTCCGCCGTCAACCGATGGCACGGGATTGTTGCGCGCCCTCTCGGAGCGAGCAGCCGCGTCGGGATGCGTCACCTCGACGGGCCGCTCCCTCGGAGGAGAGCGGAGTCATGCGACGTGGCCACGCCCCGCGGCCGTGTCATGTGGCGGTTGCTCCATCCGCCCCCCGGGCCACGCTCGCCTGCCTGCTCACTTCCGCTCGCGCTCCTCACCGCCCACTCGACTCTTCTTGGGAGGAGTCGTTCATGAACCTGGAAGCTTTCCGCTTCGAGCGGTTCTCGTATGCTGAGGGAACGAGGCGGCGAGCGAACACCTCCGGGCCAGCGAACAGCCAGGAAAGCTGAAAATCGGCGACGGGTTGGCCTTCTGTTGCCCGTTCCTCCTAGAATCACACCCCGTGGAAGCCATTCCTCCCGTACCTCCCCGGATCCTCATCGTCGATGATGATGACTCCGTTCGCGACGTCATCTCCGTCCTTCTTCGGGAGGAGGGTTACAACTGCGTTGTGGCCAGTGGCTCCGAAATGGCCCTGGACCTCGCGGGCCAGGAAGAGACGCCCCTGGTCATCAGCGACATGAAGATGCCGGGCAAGGACGGCCTGTGGCTGCTCGAGCAGTTGCGCGAGCGCTACCCGGACACCTCCGTCATCATGCTCACCGGCTATGGGGACACCGAGTCCGCCGTGGACTGCCTGCGCCGGGGCGCGGTGGACTACCTGCTCAAGCCACCGAAGCTGACGGATCTCATCCGCGCCATCGAGCGCGCCCTGGCCAAGCGCCGCATCGAGCTGGCCCGTAAGCGCTACCAGAAGAAGCTCGAGCGCAAGGTGCGCGACCGCACCACCGAGCTGCGCAACGCCCTGCGCGACATCGCCCACACCTACCAGTCCACCCTGCTCGCCCTGGTGGCGGCGCTGGACGCGCGCGAGCACGAGACGTCGGACCACTCGCAGCGCGTGGTGCGCTACACGAGCGCCGTGGCCGAGCGCATGGGCATCAAGGGCCCGGAGCTGGAGGAGATCGGCCGCGGCGCGCTCCTGCATGACATCGGGAAGATTGGCGTGCCGGACGCCGTGCTGCTCAAGCCGGGCAAGCTCACGCCCGAGGAGTGGCAGGAGATGCGCAAGCATCCGGACATCGGCTTCCAGATGATCCAGAACATCCCCTTCCTCGCCACGCCCGCGCAGATCGTCCTGTCGCACCAGGAGCGCTGGGACGGCCAGGGCTACCCGCGCAACCTGCGCGGCCAGGAGATCCACATCGGCGCGCGCATCTTCGCCGTGGCGGACACCCTGGACGCGATGACGAGCGACCGGCCCTACCGCAAGGGGACCACCTTCGCCAACGCCATCGCGGAGATCCACCGCTGCGCCGGCACCCAGTTCGACCGCGAGGTCGTCCGGGCCTTCCTCGATATCGGCGAGCAGGCGCTCGTGAAGATCAAGGAGGACATGCAGAACCGGAAGCTGACGCTGGTGCAGGCCGAGGCCCACGCGCAGGAGGCCGAGGCCACGCTCGCCCGCCTGACCGAGGACATAGACGAGCTGGACCAGACCATCCCCGGCCCGGTGGGACCCACGGTGAGGGCGCCTCCGGCTCCGCCGGCGTCCAGCACGACGGGCGCCAACACGCTCAACCAGGGCGTCGTCCTCTCGGTGCTCGCCGGGGGACGCCAGGGAAACCCGCGCGACTGACGCGCCTCCTCACGGAGGCTCGGGCCGGGCCTCCACAAGGGAGTGCCAGGACGGGAGGCTCCGGTTTATAGAGAGCCCCCATGAGTGCCGCCCCCGCCCAGGCCCCCCTGTCGACCCCCCTGAAGGATGCCCAGGGGCGGACCAT is drawn from Cystobacter fuscus DSM 2262 and contains these coding sequences:
- the hisD gene encoding histidinol dehydrogenase, with the protein product MSTPPLKYRGRLKELAPESRGRLLDRSGSADARVAQRTAEIIARVRREGDRALREMAREFDRAELGALEIPRSVCEAALASLEPGVREALGRAARNIARAHAAQKPQAIEVETEPGILVGRRPDPLGRVGVYAPGGRAVYPSSVLMGVVPAKVAGVGEVVVCSPPGPDGVPSAGVLAAAALAGADRVFALGGAGAVAAMAYGTESVPRVDRIVGPGNAYVAAAKLQVVDAVAIDAPAGPSEILVVADGTADPEAVAREMLAQAEHDPDACCVTVAVGEAQAEAVAMAVERLAARAQRKEIVSRSLSERGAVLSVDSLEEAWPFVADFAPEHLLIATENPTQALPRVRNAGTVFVGQHASVAYGDYMTGANHVLPTAGLARAYSGLSVLDFYRWTTYQRVTREAASRLADDVGVLADSEGLFAHAEAARAWRQS
- the hisG gene encoding ATP phosphoribosyltransferase, whose translation is MLKIALPNKGRLSDEVRELFNDAGLEVRVRGERALTASLGGEFEAIFVRAQDIPEFVADGAADAGVTGWDLVCESGRELEMLMDLEFGRCRLVVAAREESGIQKLEDIQSGVRVASSFTRITQEFFAKRGQSVKVVPVSGATEIAPHLGIADIIVDLTSTGSTLKMNGLREVGTIVQSSARLIGRKGHAPEAAAQLEELRQALGSVLAARGKRYLMANVPRRVLPNVHEVLPGLNGPTVVEVQGGDFVAVHAVVPARNIYRTINALKNLGCQGILVTRIERLMP
- a CDS encoding HD-GYP domain-containing protein; the encoded protein is MEAIPPVPPRILIVDDDDSVRDVISVLLREEGYNCVVASGSEMALDLAGQEETPLVISDMKMPGKDGLWLLEQLRERYPDTSVIMLTGYGDTESAVDCLRRGAVDYLLKPPKLTDLIRAIERALAKRRIELARKRYQKKLERKVRDRTTELRNALRDIAHTYQSTLLALVAALDAREHETSDHSQRVVRYTSAVAERMGIKGPELEEIGRGALLHDIGKIGVPDAVLLKPGKLTPEEWQEMRKHPDIGFQMIQNIPFLATPAQIVLSHQERWDGQGYPRNLRGQEIHIGARIFAVADTLDAMTSDRPYRKGTTFANAIAEIHRCAGTQFDREVVRAFLDIGEQALVKIKEDMQNRKLTLVQAEAHAQEAEATLARLTEDIDELDQTIPGPVGPTVRAPPAPPASSTTGANTLNQGVVLSVLAGGRQGNPRD